A window from Centropristis striata isolate RG_2023a ecotype Rhode Island chromosome 2, C.striata_1.0, whole genome shotgun sequence encodes these proteins:
- the cmtr2 gene encoding cap-specific mRNA (nucleoside-2'-O-)-methyltransferase 2 yields the protein MSSGNGTRRKVGKLKHFNNMVAFDAETLTEIHGLFSKVRTYVKPSNGEWCIPDPNVALRHSAEQHGRLQALKASLNDVKNQLSDKNVQVWHQHTNSTNRAGKVIATVRSAANAEICTQAWCKFSEILGTFNLLPEEALQNGELNTVHLCEAPGAFITALNHYIKTSESTRYCDWSWAANTLNPYHEANGGSTTIADDRLIANTLPWWFFGSDNTGNIMIQKHLLELQAFVANMRRVDLVTADGSFDCQENPDEQEALVASLHYCEVTAALLLLSPGGSFVLKMFTLYEHSSVCLLYLLNCCFSSVNVFKPATSKSGNSEVYVVCLNFDSKEALRPLLSKLIRNYGPHLADREALFPNSLIPESFLKQHEEVCSYFHTLQVETITENLRLFEGMSSEQRQRLDLIRDCTAQEYLHRFQVSFLQRSRWISRNTVSPACCSVSAGRPLGQKKQTGSFNERRELQTLSWRERIERGCHATWVQRHRAEAGGTGCVLEGPLSECHMDSWYVIVGAALPAVRNSPFCEGELLNHLNEALMDSAVDWTRTPPCESCLVVCSASILSDVARLCAADSDGNKKQRQCLVFGSGSVWGGCESQLKDLVLTFSAEPLAPERGCITLHDGEPLYQQQLLGCVVFSLQTLSSGDALLLPVFSALTRVTAAVVLCLHVCFHSVTFRCPSPSGVVGALLVCAGFCPEAAARILPVLTDVHQLFRGEEAKNLPSGCDSQVLQFVPMEELLTGGLTEFLRTMNAEIIQQKLHLLMKPQCSSVRCDSRVVM from the exons ATGAGCTCAGGCAATGGGACCAGGCGGAAGGTTGGCAAGCTGAAGCATTTCAACAACATGGTGGCGTTTGACGCCGAGACACTGACTGAGATTCATGGCCTCTTCAGTAAAGTTAGAACCTATGTGAAACCTTCCAACGGGGAGTGGTGCATCCCCGACCCAAACGTCGCCCTCAGACACTCTGCGGAGCAACACGGCCGGCTGCAGGCCCTGAAGGCATCGCTGAATGATGTAAAGAACCAGCTCAGTGACAAGAACGTCCAGGTCTGGCATCAGCACACCAACTCCACCAATCGAGCCGGGAAGGTGATCGCCACCGTGCGGTCCGCTGCAAACGCAGAGATCTGCACTCAGGCCTGGTGCAAGTTCTCTGAGATCCTGGGAACCTTTAACCTTCTTCCAGAGGAGGCGCTTCAGAATGGAGAACTCAACACAGTCCACCTGTGTGAAGCTCCAGGGGCCTTCATAACCGCTCTGAACCACTACATCAAAACCAGCGAGTCCACACGCTACTGCGACTGGAGCTGGGCCGCCAACACTCTCAACCCATACCACGAGGCTAACGGTGGCAGCACGACCATCGCAGATGATCGTTTGATCGCCAACACGCTGCCCTGGTGGTTTTTTGGCTCGGACAACACGGGCAACATCATGATCCAGAAACATTTGCTGGAGCTGCAGGCGTTCGTGGCGAACATGCGTAGAGTTGATTTGGTGACGGCGGATGGCAGTTTTGACTGTCAGGAGAACCCAGATGAGCAGGAGGCGCTGGTGGCGTCGCTGCATTACTGCGAGGTCACCgctgcactgctgctgctgagcccCGGCGGCTCCTTCGTGCTGAAGATGTTCACCCTGTATGAACACTCCTCCGTCTGCCTCCTCTACCTGCTGAACTGCTGCTTCAGCTCGGTGAATGTCTTCAAACCAGCCACCAGCAAATCAGGAAACTCTGAGGTTTATGTCGTGTGTCTGAACTTTGACAGTAAAGAGGCTTTGAGGCCGCTGCTCTCCAAACTGATACGTAACTACGGACCACATCTGGCCGACCGAGAGGCACTTTTCCCGAACTCACTTATCCCAGAGTCGTTCCTGAAACAGCACGAAGAAGTGTGCTCGTACTTCCACACGCTGCAGGTGGAGACGATCACAGAAAACCTGCGACTGTTTGAAGGAATGAGCAGCGAGCAGAGGCAGCGGCTCGACCTCATCAGGGACTGCACGGCTCAGGAATACCTGCATCGCTTCCAG gtgagctTCCTTCAGCGGAGCCGATGGATCTCTCGTAACACGGTGAGTCCCGCCTGTTGCAGCGTCTCAGCGGGACGACCCCTGGGACAGAAGAAGCAAACAGGCTCCTTCAACGAGCGCAGGGAGTTGCAGACCCTGAGCTGGAGGGAGCGCATCGAGAGAGGTTGCCATGCCACCTGGGTGCAGAGACACCGGGCTGAGGCCGGAGGGACCGGCTGCGTGCTGGAAGGACCCCTGTCCGAGTGTCACATGGACTCATGGTATGTTATCGTCGGGGCTGCACTGCCTGCGGTCAGAAACTCTCCGTTCTGTGAAGGAGAGTTGTTAAACCACTTGAATGAAGCCCTGATGGACTCAGCAGTGGACTGGACTCGTACACCTCCCTGTGAGTCCTGTCTTGTGGTTTGCTCGGCCTCTATCTTGTCGGATGTTGCACGTCTTTGTGCAGCTGACAGTGATGGGAACAAAAAGCAGAGGCAGTGTCTGGTGTTTGGCAGCGGCTCAGTGTGGGGCGGCTGTGAAAGCCAACTGAAGGATTTAGTCTTAACGTTTTCTGCAGAGCCTTTAGCTCCTGAAAGAGGCTGCATCACGCTGCACGACGGGGAGCCGCTGTACCAGCAGCAGCTCTTGGGCTGTGTTGTGTTTTCCCTGCAGACCCTGAGCTCAGGGGACgccctgctgctgcctgtgttttcTGCCCTCACCCGTGTCACAGCAGCTGTTGTGCTCtgcctgcatgtgtgttttcactCGGTCACGTTCAGGTGTCCGTCCCCTTCAGGCGTAGTCGGGGCGCTGCTTGTGTGTGCGGGCTTCTGCCCCGAAGCTGCCGCACGAATACTCCCTGTTCTCACTGACGTCCATCAGCTGttcagaggagaggaggctAAAAATCTGCCGTCTGGGTGTGACAGCCAGGTGCTGCAGTTTGTTCCCATGGAGGAACTGCTCACAGGAGGACTGACTGAGTTCCTGCGGACCATGAACGCTGAAATCATCCAACAGAAGCTGCATTTACTCATGAAACCACAGTGCTCTTCAGTACGCTGTGACTCCAGGGTCGttatgtaa